In the Oscillospiraceae bacterium genome, TCGGGCACGCTGCATGCCATCGGCAAGGGCATCGTGTTGGCCGAGGTACAGCAGAACTCCAACGTGACCTACCGCGTTTACGACTACGGCCGCGTCGGCGCCGACGGCAAGCCCCGAGCCCTGCATGTGGAAAAGGCACTGGATGTGACCCTGTGCACCCCGCCGGTAAAGCATGATTTTGGCGAACATCTGGCCCAGTGTGAGTATTTCACTGTGGACGCCAGAAACGGCGCCTTTGAGGGCGTGGCGGACGAGAAGAGCTTTGTTTCGCTGCTTATCACCGATGGCGAAGGCACCCTGACCAGCGGCGGCGAGACCGTGGCTGTGAAGAAGGGCGAGAGCTACTTCCTGCCCGCCGCAAGCGGCCCCTACGCCGTGACCGGCACCTGCCAGACGCTGGTGACGACCGTATAACGGAATAGATTTAAGCAATTTAGGGACAGCCCGTACTGCAGAAAACAGTGCGGGCTGTCTTTTTTTGTGTGAAGCTGCGTGCGACGTTTTTTCCCCGTTGGCGGGGGTATACTCAGCCTTGAAATCAGCGGACGGCTTGTCCCACAGGCCGCCTGGATCAAACGGGGGAGGAACCGCCATGAACAAACGTCTGTTGGCAGGGGTTATGGCCTTTTGCCTTGCGGCTGGGGCCGCCAATGCCGCTTTTGCTGAGGACCCGCCATTATCGGGACCGCTACATACCGAGATCGCCACCAGCGAGACCGCCGCCCCGGCAGAGCCGACACCTGTGCCGCCCGGCCCGACCGAGGAGGACCCGGCAGGGGAGAACACGACCGGGGACGAGCTGTACACACCCACGCCAAGCACGACACCGGCCACCACCGCCACGCCTGAAAGCGCCGACCCGCCGGATGACGAGGATGAACCGGCAGTGCAGGAGGTGACGCTGCGCAGCGTGAAGATACAGGATAACATCAAATCTACGGGCGAGCTGGTAGCGGTCGTCAACGGACAAAGTGACCCGGTGGACGGCGTGACCTACACCTGGTATCGCAGCAAGACCGGCGCGGATGGCAGCTGGCAGCAGGTCACGGGCCAGGTCGTCAATGGTTCAGACAAGAACCTGACCGCCGAACACCCCCACGCGCTGAACGCCGCGCTGGATACGCTGCTGGCCCGCCAAAGCGACCCCGGCGCCGCCGACACCGACCGCTACCATTATAAGGTGGATGTCGCCTCCGGCAGCAGCACCCTGCAGGCCGAGGCTCAGGTAAACTATTATGTGCAGCTGCAAAACGGCAGCTTTGAGTACCCGGTGGTCAGCGACGGTAATTTTGCAAGTGACCGTTTTTGTTACCCGAACGACCATCAGCGCGCCCACTTTTTGCAGACGCGGGATGCGGAAACGACCAGCAGCATTTACTGGTATACAACTACCGAGTGCAATCGCTGGGGTGATGGTGTCAAGGGAAAATTTGTCGAGATTGCCGACGCGACCACGACCGTTTATACGGACACTGTTATTACAGGATGGGGCCGCAAGGGTAATGAGATAAAAGAAACTTACACAGACCCCAACGACGTGACCCAGGCCTACGCCATCGGCAAGGCCTACGATGGCGGCCAGTTTGCCGAACTGAACTGCCAGGCTTACGGCGCCCTGTACCAGGACGTGCTGACCGTGCCCGGCGCAACCTTAAACTGGAGTCTGGCCCACGCGGGTCGCGACGGCACTGACACGATGGCCCTGCTGATCGCTCCGGTGGATGTGGCCCAGGACATCACCGGCGCGCTGAAAAATAAGACCACCCGCGCCGCCATCCAGGAAGCTCTGAACGGCAGCATCATGGTGAACGGCGTGAACGTGCCCATCCGCAACTACATTGTGGACGGCAATATCTCGGATGGCTGCACCGCATGGGGCGTACACAACGGTACCTACACGGTCCCGGCGGGGCAGTACGTCAGCCGGTTCTTCTTTGTGGCGGTGACCAGCGCCAGCGGCGACAGCGAGGAGGGCCTCAAGCGCGGCAACCTCATCGACCGCGTCTGGTTCAGCACCGACCCTGTGCCCCCGGCTGCGGGCAGCGGCATCCTGCGCGTTACCAAAACGCTGCTGAAAACCGACGGTACCGCCCTGACCGATGCCGAGCTGATGCAGGCTAAAGAAAATCTGCACTTTACCGTGGTCAACTCGGACCGCCAGATCGTGGGGGACTTCAGCGGCAGCGCGATGCAAGCGGATAGCATCAACCCCAACATGCTGCAATACACGCTGGAGCTGCCCCTGGCGGACAGCAGCGGCAACACCTACAACTACGCTGTGACCGAGACTGCCCGCGGTGAACCCAGCGGTTACGATTGCACGCTGGTACGCACCGTAAAAGACGGCGGTGTGTGGACAGACGTGACGGATACACCGATACACAGCGGCATTGCACTGACCGCCCAGGCGGCAACAAATATTCGGTTTGAAAACACCTACGCCCGCGCCACTGGCAGCCTGACTATCACCAAGCAATTGCCCGACGATGCCGACGATGCCCTGCAAGCCGACTTCGCCGAAACAGTCAACACCTTTACGATCGCATCCGTTGCCGCAGGCAGCTACACGCCGCAGTATAGCGCGGGCGCCCGCCCGGCGGATGCCCCGGCTGCCGTCAGCCCGGATTCAAACGGCCGCCTGACGCTCTCCATCAAAGGCGCAGGCAGCGTGACCCTGCCGGGCCTGGCCCCCGCCAGCTACACCGTGACCGAATCCACCGCGCCGGACCTGACCAACTACTACCTGACCACTCCCACCGCCGACCGCACCCGATCGCTGGACGTCACAGCAGGCGGCACGGTCGAGGCGCACTTTACCAACACCTACGAACCCTACCTGTCCGTCACGATCACCAAAAAAGTGGTGGGCGATATGGGCGATACTACGAAAAACTTCTCCTTCACCGCCACGCTGGACACCACCCAGATCCGCCAGGGCAGCGCGTACACCACGGCGGGTGACGGCGCGGCGCTGACCGACACAGGCTTCACCCTGCGCAGCGGCGGCAGCGTCACCCTCACCCACCTGCGCGCGGACCAGACCCTCACCCTGACTGAGACCGACCCCGGCGACCACACGGTCAGCTGGCAGCTCAACGGCGACGACGGCCCCACCGGCGCAACCTGCACGCTGCAAGTGCCCCGGGCCCAGCCCGCCGAGATCACCTGCATCAATACCCGCAACGTGGGCATCCCCACAGGCCTGCACACCGGCGCGGTGCCCTACCTGGCACTGGTCGGCCTGTGCTGGCTGGGCTGGCGGCTGCTGCGCCGCAGGGAGGTGTGACCCATGCCACGGGAGGACCTTCTGGCTACTGACAAGGAAAAAACACGTGCCAAAGCGGAAATTCACCGCTTCCTCACCCGCCTGGCGGTGTTCGCCGCGCTGTGCTGGGTGCTGTTCGGGGTCGTGTTCGGGCTGGCGGTGGTGCCGGGCAGCGCTATGGCGCCCCGCCTGTGCGGCGGCGACCTCGTCCTGTTCAGCCGGTTCGAGCGCGGCACCGCGGCCGGGCAGGTCGTGCTCTACCGGCAGGACGGTACGCTCCGCCTTGGGCGCATCGCGGCGCGTGGCGGCGATACCGTCACTGTGACCGACACCGGTGCGCTCATCATCAACGGCAGTACGGTGGCCGAGCCGGACATCACCACCCCCACCCAGCCGGTCGAGGGCGGCCCGGACTACCCTGTCACCCTCGCGGAGGACGAGCTTTTCCTGCTGTGCGATGCCCGCACCACGGGGGCGGACAGCCGCCTCTACGGCCCCATCCCACAGCGGCAAGTGCTGGGCACGGCCCTGGCCGCCCTGCGCCGCAGCGGGCTGTAAACCCTGCTGCAACCCCAACAAAAGCAACATAAATCCATGTTGGAAGAGAGGAACCACCTATGAAGACCACCTACATTTCCCGCGCCAAATTCGGCAGATTTACCGCTGCCATCGCTGTGGCTGCCCTGCTGGCAGGTACCGCAGCGCCCGGCGTGCTGGCCGCGGATTACACCGCTCAGCTGACAAAAACCATCGACATGACCGCCGCCCCCGGCGCAGGCGTGCCCCACGGCAGCATCACCTTCACGGTCGGCACGGTCGCAAACCTGCCCTCCTGGGCGGCCGGCACTGCCATCAAAGGCACGGCCGCACAGATCAAATCCACCGAGCTTACCGCCGCCTTTACGGGCGGCACGGTCAACACCGTCACAGTCCCTTTCACCTTTGACAGCGACGATTTCACCGCCCCGGGCGACTACATTTTCTCCCTCACGGAGACCGCTGCCGGCATCACTGGCCTGACGCAGGACACCGCCGCCCGCTACATCGTGGTGCGGGTGGTCAACACCGATCCCACCGCGCCGGACGGCAGCCTGGAGATCAGCGAGGTCAACATCGTCAACGCGGACGGCACGGCCAAGGCGGACGAGGTCACCAACACCTACACCGCCTACGGCCTCTCGGTGGTCAAGCACCTCAGCGGCAACTTTGCCAATGCCGGCGACGAGTTCACCTTTACCATCGCGCTGGACGACCCGGACGAAACGCCCCATGCCAGCTCGGTCACGGTAAAAACCGGCGGCGAATCGGCAGATTTCTCCACCATCACCGGCGACACCGTCGCTTTCAACGCAGACGGCACCGCTGAAGTCAAAGCCGGCATCACCGGCGGCGAAAAAATCGAGGTCACCGGCCTGCCCGCTAACACGGGCTACACTATCACGGAATCCGGCGATACGGCGTCAAGTTACACCACCACCTGGGACGGCATCACCAAGACCGGCAGCGACGACAAAACCTCGGACGCCCAGACGATGGCCGCCGCGGACAAGACCATCACGGTCACCAACAGCCGCACCGCACCTACGCCCACGGGCCTGCTGCTGGACGCTGCGCCCTACGGCGCCATGCTGCTGGCGGCGGGCACGGGCAGCGTGTTGCTGCTGCGTAAACGTCGTAACAGCGACGAATAATGCTGCTGGCGGCAAAACTGGCGCGGTGGGGTGACCGTCTGCTTACGCTGGCGGCGGCGCTGCTGCTGGGGGCGCTGGCGCTGTTTGGGGCGTGGTCGCTGTGGGACATCGCCGCCACACGCCGCGCGGCCCTGCCGGAGCAGACGCTGCGGTTCAAGCCGCTGGCCGCCGCGCCCGCGGATAGCCCCGGCTTTGCCGAGCTGCGCGCCCTCAACCCGGACGTCTGCGGCTGGCTCACGCTGGACGGCACCCGCATCGACTTTCCCGTCGTGCAGGGGGCGGACAACATGGTCTACGTCAACACCGACGTGTACGGAGATTTTTCGCTTTCTGGCGCGATATTTTTGGACTCACGCTGCCCGGCGGACTTCACCGCGCCCTACAGCATCGTCTACGGTCACCATATCGAGGACGGCGGCATGTTCGGTGACATCGTGCAGTTCACCCAAAGCGATTACTTTGCCGCGCACACCACGGGCACACTGATAACAGACGATACAGCGTATAATATCGCACTGTTCGCCTGCGTGCGGGCCGACGCCTACGACCCCGTGCTCTACGACCCCGCCCAAAGCCCGGACGCACTGCTGGCTTACATCAAGGCGCACGCGGTGCAGTACCGCACGCCGGGCAGCGGGCCGGTGGTGGCCTTTTCCACCTGCACCGAGGCCGCCACCAACGGCCGGGTGCTGCTGTTCGGCCAGCTGCTGCCCCAAACGTAAAAGGAGGAAATAAGGATGAATAACACCCAAAAACGCACATTGCGCCGCATAATAATAGAGGCCGCACTGCTGCTTTTGCTGCTGCCGCTGCAAGCCCGCGCGGCGGAGTACAAATGCACAGCCGAGCTGCCCGTCGAGGTCCGCACCTCGGGCGCGGCCACGGCCGAGCGGTTCACCATCACCCTTACGCCCGAGGACGGCGCCCCCGCCCCCGCGGCGGACACGGTGCAGGTCAAAGGCAGCGGCACGGCCAGCTTTACGGGGCTGACCTACACCGCCCCCGGCGACTACCGCTACACGGTGCGCCAGTCCGCGGGCGGCACGGCGCACATGACCTACGATGCCACGGTATACACGGTGACGGTGCGGGTGACCAACCGGCCGAACGGCAGCCTGGGGGCCGAGATCTGGGCCACGGGCGGCAGCAGCGAAAAGACCGGCCTGCTGCTGTTCCAGAACCGGTACGACCCGCCCGCCGCGCCGACGCCCACGCCTGCCCCGGCAAAAACTACCCCGGTCCCCGCGCACCCTGCGCCCAAGCCCGCCCTGCCCCAAACCGCCGACCCCATGCCGGTGATCCTGCTGGCCGCACTGGCCGTGCTCTCTGCCGGTGGGCTAATGGGTTTATATTATAATAAGTACGGGAGAAAGGAGAGAAAATAGTAATTTAGGCAAAAGGCTCCCCTCAAGGGGAGCCTTATCCCCGCCCCCGGCCCTCGACCGGGGGCCTTTTTGTGTATCCCACTAAAATTTTACTAAACCCTACAAATTGTGGTGCGATGCGCTAAGCTCTACTATTACCACAAGTCATTCACAAATTGCCGCAAAGTTGGCGGAATAATTGTGCATTTTTACGGCGAACAAAATGTGCGCAACTCTTGAAAAAATTTTTAATTTGGTGTACTATTATAGAAACTATCGTAGCAAAATGTTCGCTGGGATAGATTTTACTAGTGGAGATACGGAAGTTTTGAGTAAAAAAGCATTTAAATTTAACAAAACATTACTTTGTGTACTAATTTTGGCGGCGGCCCTGTTGTTGGCTGGCTGCGGCGGGGCAAAGTCCACCCGTGCAAAAGCGGATGAGACCGTGCACACCGCGCTGTTTGATTTCACCTGCGGCCAGCCGGAAACGATCGAAAAGTTCGGTAATATCGCAATCCCTGAGGGGGACAAGTTGGTACAATTTCACATCTCTGTGACCAATACCAGCGACGAGACTTACGACATTTTCAAGGACGATTTTCAACTGCAATGGGGCGATGGCGACAACGATTTCGGCGTTGCGATTTACCCTGTTACGCCTGAAATGTTCCCGAATGATACTAAGCTGGAACCTGGTGCCACGGTTGAAGGCAATATGCTGGTTGCCGTGCCCAGCGATTCCGCCACGCTGACTGTTGCGTACCAGGAAGTCCTGGGCAACGGCAACGATGGCAACAACTTCTTTGTGGATCTTAGTTTATGAAACAACGCACCAAAGCACTTTTAGCGGCGGTCATCTCCGGCGCGGCCTTTGCAGGGCTGGTCGGCGGGCTGATCTTCTGGCTCCCCTCGTATAAAGAGAAAAAAGAGATGGAAGCCATCAAGCCCCAGGAAACGCAGACCACCGCACCCCCTACGGACGAACCCGAAGCGACCCCTGACCCGGCCGCCGAGGAAGCCGCCCAGCGGGCCAAATACGCCGATCTCATTGCCCGCAACCCCGAGTTCGCAGGCTGGATCGAGATCCCCGGTGTGGACATTGACCTGCCCATCCTGCAAACCACCGATAATTACTTTTACTTATACCACGACCTGGACCGCGCCGATGATAAGCGCGGCATGCCCTTTGCGGATTATGAGTGCGACATGAAAAACGGCCGCCACCTTATCATCTACGGGCATAACATGGGCGTTAATAATACCGACCGCTTCTCCAACCTGCAAAAGTACCGCGATGCCGATTACTACACCGCGCACCCCTACTTGAAGCTGGACACGCTATATAAAAGCGAGATTTACAAGATCGTAGCGGTCTATGCTGTCACCTCCCGCGAGAGCGACGGCGATGTCTTCCACTTCAACCAGTATATCGACCTGGACGATGCCGCCGAGCAGACGTTTTTGGACGAAGTGGCCAAGCGCGCGTTTTACACCACCGGCGATTACGCCTACCCCACCGAGCGGCTGCTGACCTTAAGCACCTGCACCTACCAGATGGACGATGCCCGGCTGGTCATTCTGGCCCGCCCCCTGCGGGACGGCGAGACCACCGAGGCCGACACGGTGCATGTCAACAGCGACCCGCTCCTCCCTGCCCGCTGGCCTGCGGGTAAATGATTTTCGCAATAACCGAAAAGCCCTAGGGCTTTTGTTATTCCTTGTTTGCACAAGGAATAATGGGTTCTATTGGTAAGTTCTCTCCCTCAGTCAGCTTCGCTGACAGCTCCCTCTCAGAGGGAGCCATTAGGCGCTGCGCGCCAGAAAGGCCCCCTCTGCGAGGGGGCTCCCGCGAAGCGGGTGGGGGAGAGAGCCTAAGACCAGCAACCCTCTTAAAAGGCCCCCTTGTGTAAAGGGAGCCTTTACCCATCCTTGGTTCACCACCTCCATCCCAAGTGGGGGTGTTGGATATATGTCCGTATCTACTGCGTTAGCAAGCGGGTGCGCTTGGGGCACCGGCTTGCAAAACGCTTTAGATAAATTTTAAAGAATAGGAGAAATTAACATGCAGAAAACGAACTTTAAAACTCGTCTGCTGGCTCTGCTGACGGCTGTGTTCATGGTTATCATGTGCGTACCGTTTGCAGCGTTTGCAGATGCAGCTGAAGTTACTGTTAGCTTTAACAGACTGAATTCCGATCCGGTTTACACTCCGTATCTGACCCAGGTTCTGACTGAGGCTAACCCGGAAGTCGTCGCCCCGGCTCTGCCCGAGGGCTACAATGCTTGGACTAGTGATAGCACGAGCAAGGTCCTGAAGGCTGGCGACAAGCTGACCTATGCTGATGTTAAGGACACCAATGGCTATGTTAACTTCAACCCCGCAAAGGTTGAGGAAGAGAAGCCTGAGGTCAAGAAGACCGTCGAAATCAACCTGAACACTGACAATAACAAGGGTACTTTCGTTGGTTACGACGGTGCTGAGACCATCAGCTTCAAGAACCTGCCGGAGATCGGCGATCCTATTGCTCTGCCCGAGGTTAAGGCTAACGACGGCTACAAGTTCACTGGTTGGAAGGTCGAGGGTGCTGGCGAAGCTGGCCACCTGGACGCTAACGCCACTGAGTTTGGTTACACCGGCGTTGCTCACTTCCCCAAGGACTCTAACGTTGGTTACGTCACTCTGACTGCTCAGTTCGAGGAAGTCAAGACCGAGCAGCCTGAAGAGACCAAGAAGACCGTTGAGATTTACCTGAACACCGATAACACCAAGGGTGTCTTCGTTGGTTACGACGGTGCTGAGACCATCAGCTTCAAGAACCTGCCGGAGATCGGCGATCCTATTGCTCTGCCCGAGGTTAAGGCTAACGACGGCTACAAGTTCACTGGTTGGAAGGTCGAGGGTGCTGGCGAAGCTGGCCACCTGGACGCTAACGCCACTGAGTTTGGTTACACCGGCGTTGCTCACTTCCCCAAGGACTCTAACGTTGGTTACATCACTCTGACTGCTCAGTTCGAGGAAGTCAAGACCGAGCAGCCTGAAGAGACCAAGAAGACCGTTTCCGTTACCATCACCACCAACAACGAGCAGGGTATCTTCCCCGACTACGACGGTCAGGAAGTTATCCACTTCGATAACCTGGACCCCAACACCGACCAGCAGTTCGAGCTGCCCAAGGTCGAGGCTAAGCCTGGCTACGAGTTCATCGGCTGGCATGTGAATGGTAATGAAGTGGGCGCTTGGGATGCCGACGCTAAGACCTTCGGCATCACTGGTCTGGCTCATTTCGAGAAAGGTTCCAACGTTGGTTACCTGACCATCGCTGCTGTCTACAAGGCAAAGACCGAGCGCACTGTTGAGGTCACCTTCTCTGTTGACCCCGATAAGGGCGAGTTCGAGAAGAACGACCTGTACACCAGCCCCGCTGCCAACGTCAAGAAGCTGACTGCCACCGAGTTCGATGGCACCCAGTATGCTATCCCCACCGTTAAGGCTAAGGCTGGCTACAAGTTCGTTGGTTGGAAGGGCCAGGGCGCTGA is a window encoding:
- a CDS encoding sortase, whose translation is MKQRTKALLAAVISGAAFAGLVGGLIFWLPSYKEKKEMEAIKPQETQTTAPPTDEPEATPDPAAEEAAQRAKYADLIARNPEFAGWIEIPGVDIDLPILQTTDNYFYLYHDLDRADDKRGMPFADYECDMKNGRHLIIYGHNMGVNNTDRFSNLQKYRDADYYTAHPYLKLDTLYKSEIYKIVAVYAVTSRESDGDVFHFNQYIDLDDAAEQTFLDEVAKRAFYTTGDYAYPTERLLTLSTCTYQMDDARLVILARPLRDGETTEADTVHVNSDPLLPARWPAGK
- a CDS encoding InlB B-repeat-containing protein, with the protein product MQKTNFKTRLLALLTAVFMVIMCVPFAAFADAAEVTVSFNRLNSDPVYTPYLTQVLTEANPEVVAPALPEGYNAWTSDSTSKVLKAGDKLTYADVKDTNGYVNFNPAKVEEEKPEVKKTVEINLNTDNNKGTFVGYDGAETISFKNLPEIGDPIALPEVKANDGYKFTGWKVEGAGEAGHLDANATEFGYTGVAHFPKDSNVGYVTLTAQFEEVKTEQPEETKKTVEIYLNTDNTKGVFVGYDGAETISFKNLPEIGDPIALPEVKANDGYKFTGWKVEGAGEAGHLDANATEFGYTGVAHFPKDSNVGYITLTAQFEEVKTEQPEETKKTVSVTITTNNEQGIFPDYDGQEVIHFDNLDPNTDQQFELPKVEAKPGYEFIGWHVNGNEVGAWDADAKTFGITGLAHFEKGSNVGYLTIAAVYKAKTERTVEVTFSVDPDKGEFEKNDLYTSPAANVKKLTATEFDGTQYAIPTVKAKAGYKFVGWKGQGADVIAWNAEAKTFGVTGLCFFNGDDATTGYATVEAVFEKVEDKKNDNSSSSSSSSSSSNKTTTASSKAEQKVVKAAAAPANTTKVLPKTGASNVAPLLGGSLAVVALLMGYGVYSLVLRKKD
- a CDS encoding DUF4352 domain-containing protein; amino-acid sequence: MSKKAFKFNKTLLCVLILAAALLLAGCGGAKSTRAKADETVHTALFDFTCGQPETIEKFGNIAIPEGDKLVQFHISVTNTSDETYDIFKDDFQLQWGDGDNDFGVAIYPVTPEMFPNDTKLEPGATVEGNMLVAVPSDSATLTVAYQEVLGNGNDGNNFFVDLSL
- a CDS encoding class B sortase; amino-acid sequence: MLLAAKLARWGDRLLTLAAALLLGALALFGAWSLWDIAATRRAALPEQTLRFKPLAAAPADSPGFAELRALNPDVCGWLTLDGTRIDFPVVQGADNMVYVNTDVYGDFSLSGAIFLDSRCPADFTAPYSIVYGHHIEDGGMFGDIVQFTQSDYFAAHTTGTLITDDTAYNIALFACVRADAYDPVLYDPAQSPDALLAYIKAHAVQYRTPGSGPVVAFSTCTEAATNGRVLLFGQLLPQT
- the lepB gene encoding signal peptidase I, which codes for MPREDLLATDKEKTRAKAEIHRFLTRLAVFAALCWVLFGVVFGLAVVPGSAMAPRLCGGDLVLFSRFERGTAAGQVVLYRQDGTLRLGRIAARGGDTVTVTDTGALIINGSTVAEPDITTPTQPVEGGPDYPVTLAEDELFLLCDARTTGADSRLYGPIPQRQVLGTALAALRRSGL